In Vespula pensylvanica isolate Volc-1 chromosome 2, ASM1446617v1, whole genome shotgun sequence, the genomic window tatatatatatatactacctagatataataaaaattataaattataataacaacaattacAAAGTCGCAGTACCTCTatgataaggaaaaaaaagaaagtagtttgaattattgaattttaatatacggTCTCTCTTTACGcaatttgttattatcttcacttaaaacaaaatatttggTTTTAATGATCGTTctacataaaaattttcaaatttggTTATAAGtactgtgtgtatgtgtctgtctTATTAtactaaacgaaaaaaaaaaaaaagaaagaaagaaaaatactcgaTATAATACTCCAGATATTTCAATACATCGCAGTAGTAACTACTGCAATTGAATCGTTATCGATTAAACTTCCAAcgtcaaataaattattctcaaaATACTACGTGTGTATGAAATAAAGCGAATAATTACACCATTTATTACATTAACATAACATGTTTCtcaaagaatatatatcaaacaatTTTGTCGATCTATAGTTtcagaaattttcaaaaataattttctagaaATCGGAGTTACGAAATAATcagattcatatatatatatatatatataaaatttttagagCCTGcacaacaaatattaaatctaagtacatatatatataatatatatatatatataatatatatatataataataataataaaattactaatatcgataatacttagaaataattataagaagtaagagaaagtgaatcttattagaaagaaaaatatggtgATACCCAATCTGCCACGATTAACATATAGAGATTTaccgataataaatttttcctaTAATTTGATGGTTTTTTGTCACAATTAACTATTTAATATGTAACATTTAACCATCAAATTCCTTCAGAATACGTGGGAAGCTTTGTCAGCAATTTATACGATCTTACGAGAGTTATTAACATTGTGTTCAAGAGAATGAATTGATACATTCATCAAAAGCCTGTTACGTACGCGCTCTACATATACGAGACTataatttctcttcgttctcctaAATACCTCTTAAATTTAACGCTAAGGTGATACTCCAATACATATTATCTTTGTTcgcatttaaataaattccgAAATGTCAATTGTTTCTCACTGGTCATTTTCaccataaaataaaaaaaaaatcaaagttaCTGGTCAGCAATTTTCACACAAGATGTAAAACTGCATTTTGTAATGCTCAtagatcaaattaaaaatattgaaaacaaaaGTCTGGCCATTCAATTTCTTACATATCCATTTTGTTGAATTCTATCATAAACTTCGTTATAATGGCACCTGtaatgataaaacgaaaaataattaataaacattaaataaagCCAATTATTagttgaaataataaacatagaTGTATTtgctaatgaaaataaaataataatttaacttagaaataatacataaaataaaatagtttaaAGTAATCTTtgtagtaaaaatattttataaaattaaaacatggcgtgtgtatgcgtgtgtttgtatgttggagaaaatgaacaaacctgaaaaatcgtattaataCCTGCGCGTTAAATTTGAGAGAGGAGTCTAGCTGCTTGCCGATTACTCGATGGCATAGAGCATGTAGAGATTACCAGCGTCACTGCCTGGCGGTACCAAGGCATGAGTCGGTGGTAGTACTGTGAAGCCCAAAAACATGAAGGTACGAACCAGCATAGCTAAACCATAACAACAAAAAGGTTTAGACggagaatttttttcaacacAAAAGGCTTCTACAGTTCCAAAGAAAGGAATCCGACAACTACCTCGATCTGATTTGTCTTTACGGAGACAAACAATGATATTAGTACAATGTAGTGTTTCTTCGGCATATTCCAGAAGGGAAACAAAACCCTCCTTGGAACCCTCTGGTAGAAGGCAGCTTGGTACGCGTATGTAAAGACAGCGGCGCCATACTACAGTTTCCCACTCAACAGATGTACTCTCTGTTAAGTGAAGCGTAAAGGTCAGGCGTAATGATTCACAACTTCTTACAGCTTTCAACAATTCATCCTCCTACAAAATATTGGGTGGGTTGCAAAATagatatcaatatattattaattctaatcaCGATACATTAACTCtccttttttaaatgtaatacgTACTTGCACAATGTGGGAGCTCACAGAGAGCTGACTCTGCTTGATCCCCACGCCGCGGCTCTCTGTGTTGACTGTAGATACAGACAATGCGGCATGGGGCACATCAGGACCACCACAGAGGCCCCACACCCAGCGTTATACAATAATGCTGGAGTGGCCTGGAACCCTCTTCCAGGCTCTCGTCCATACATTTACTTGACATTTCActagaagaagcaaaaaatatttcacatatatacatacatatataaatacatccgcaaataaacttttttgaaCCATTAATATCTACTAACGTATAAACTCAAAGGATATACATAAAACGTATAATACTcctcattaaattatataaaattgtaatactCAAAGTTGTTttgatttaaaacaaaaaaaaaaaaaaaaagaatacgaacGTAAATATGCATCTTTCTACTTGTAAATGACAGAAACAAAATCCATAGGATAATTTCCAAAgcactctctttcttgctttttcacggctatctttaaaaatatatataccgtcttactttatttatttactttcttctacttttataACCAAGTCTAATCTATGTCAAAATATCTGTCACTAAAAGGATATATTTACCATAACCTCGGAGCCGATTCCAATGGTTTAGGTaccattttcgaaaaataataaaaatctaatttactaacacaaataattcaaaagaaaCTAAATGGCGATAAACGCGATGCTGCTACGCAGCGAAGCGGCACccttacaaaatataatatatatatatatatatatatccgagGCGAAATGTCGGGTCAGCTGTTATGAAATTCGCGGTAAAATCAAACtacgaaacgagagagagaaattatgtCTTGACCGATCGCATGAGAACGGACAAAAGAATAACTGCTGACTGACAAATAGATCGGTGAACATCGTCGATTTATAAAGATTCCGGCcgatacgtgtatatacatatgttaagAACACTACTTGTATCGTTGCTTTTAACGCAAACGTCATTAAAAATTGGCATCGAGCCAAACGTATAATCCTATCTctgagtatgtgtgtgtgtatacgtatgtatgtatgtatgtgttctACGCGCACGCCATATGCATTTACGTAGAATTAAAGTCGAGGAGAAATAAATGTACGAAGATGACGTTTCTTCCTTCACGAATTCAGCCAAAATCTTTTAGCAATCCCCAGACAAAATGCTAAAAACAGTATTCCTAATTGAAACTACTACGTTGTATAATTCTGTTTTCGCCattatgctctctctctctctctctctctctctctcgctctcttaaTCTAAGACAAACGACTGAAAAATCATTACAAATATAGTTTACTAATTGATAATCGAGCAACGTAAAcaaaagatacatatacatatataaaatcaatttacttattataaaagttatcGGTATGTCGATAAACATCGCGGGTCACGACgattgtatacatattatttatctgaaatatatatcaCTACGGAATTCGAAGTTCGCGTTGTATATTTAGACGCAcaaatacgtaagtacgtacgtacgtacgtatacaacTACTACATTACTGAAAAGCGGATCCGACCACGTTGCCttttatttttggaaataatgataatatcgaaaggagaaaagtcATCGATAAGgtgtcataaaaaaatattaatttttatataacgctgactaaacgaaaataaaaattgttttcgtaTTGACTTGGTTCTCgcgaaaatatgaaataaagtagggaaaaaagaagaaaaaaaaaaaacaaaaaacacaaaaaatataaaaaaaaaaaaataaaagaagaaaaacaacagCAGATTGATAAGCGACTACGACTGTTATCGAAATGTGCATATGTGCAGACAATGCATGTATCAAATACATACAAATCGTAAATGCAAGTAACAGGTACATAAGTGGGTATCACTTTCGTCtacgaatgttttttttttttcttcttttttgtttacgaGCATATGATTCTCAACTGTCAAGTCACGCGATAATAAAAGTGAATCAGCTTAAATTGTCAACGGTCGGTAATATTCCACAGTATTTAGTAGATGTATCTTTATTGTGATAAGCAAGGATGATGCAAGATAAAGATAACGATGCAAACAGTTGTCTTATATTCTCACGTGTGCAtccctatatacatatatacgcgcaTACAaatgcacgtatgtatatatttgttcgaaCAAAACCTTTTAATGTCtttgatcgaataaattcaaCTAGCTTAATGAACGAAGACAATAGGGATTATATAAGAAGTGTTTACTGCGAGAACTACcatcccttcttctctctctctctttctttcacacactctctttctctttctctctctctctctctctctctctcttactaaAGATCGGTAACCGTTattcttagaaaatatttaatgcatCATTCgccaataaaaatatcgacgagAAACATACAAGTTTCCACAATgttgtatttttaatgtattcgatagatcgatacaTCTATTTGATCTCAATATTATTCTAACTAGtcggaatatattttaaatagaaaactaTAAACAGCGccatcttatttcttttcatttttataccgTCTTTTTTAGtacacttttatatatacgtatatatacataaataaatacgtcaGAGTAACTTACTGTCGATAATTATAAAGCTATCAAGTTATTCCATAAAtgtatctcttatttttatacttgaattatatataaattatatatagtaatgtCGATCGCGTGGCGAGTAACGTatcgtataaaagaatatacctTTTTGAGGTTAAACGTACTGTAAATGGCATCGTcttctttcaaagaattttgttttattttattttattctattttattttattcttgataatagtcttcatattatatacgtatatatcgacatatatatatatatatatatatagtactacTTTCAatgttaaataagaaattattaaaaataattgtaaatttaattttcttatcaaacggacttattacgaatataaagtatcttcgaaagaaagacgaagtgcttttgtttatttttattttttcatttatttagattcgtttaattagattaaaaaagaatataaatcggATTAGGtcttataacaattttattttattttattcttctctcaaTTATGGTTTTACTATATATagaatacgtattatatatacacacacatactacATATGCATagtaaaatcatatatatatatatacacttgaCTATTtttgatgttaaaaaaaatatatatatatatatatacatgaaaaatgataataaataatatttaattaaacagatttattacgaatataaagtgatttttatttagagagagagagaaaaaaggagaaaaaaaaaagagaagagatgtgTATCATCACGAGATAGGAAATTTCCAAAGCTTAGAATGTCACCGAATGAGGACTTTGTCGTCATCGAATAAACACAGAAAGAAGAACGCGAATACGTGCGTGAGCAGAGACACGTATGCCGATAGATATtgtgttaaaaagaaaaacgaaattgcCGCTGCACCTAACGGAATATTCGTACATCAGATCTCAGAACCGGTTTACCATCAGCAGGCAAACGCTTTTGTTTCGATCGAAACTTCGACGTACTATTATAGCAAGTAGTACTAACAGTTTTCTtcgacaaattatttatacaatcaATTGAGAGAggaaacaattttaaaaagaaaaaagtaatgtgtgtgtatatatatatatatatatatatatacattatatataagtatgatgaaataaaataaggttaattttttcatagtaATCAAttgcgtatatatttttcattatgtgtctgtgtgtatatatatatatatatatatataatatgatatgtataatttatataatactaatttatataaataatacgatcatatatatatattaaataggatcacacgcatatacacaatttttttttaacaatgaaatttatatatttattatatttaaatttatatattattatagatttatatttttacttatatttttataatatatatatatatatataataaaaaatacaatatgtagcacataaaaaaaaaaaattgacctACTTTTACTTCGTCATAATAAACTCGATTAATTCCTTTGTTCTAAGCCATACAAATGTCTTATTcgacatttttaaaatcgtgtctagttatattaattctttgtGCGATGAATGTTAGATAATACTAAAGGCGGAAGTCCGTATAAACAATTAACAGATTATACGTATCACATGCCGTATACACCAACGcgtttcatatattattattattattagtattattgaTAATCATGTGACATAGTActcataaataaaatgataggATTTATAGGAAACCGATGAAGACCAACTTTCTTTCAGTGTCACGCATATAAACGTACGTGATGTATACATACAagaacatatataaacatgccagtaattcgataaaatcgaacAACAATCAAAATTTATCCGACActcaaaattgttttctttttttttttttttttcgttcaatcTTTAGCTTtgatcgtttataaatataagttatGGAATGTCCGATATCaacgaaatcgataaaatttataacatataataagaTACGAGAACGATTTCCAACGTGGTTATTTCTATTATCaaagtttttcaaattatGCGTGAAAAGGAAGcatgtttttttaaaaacatttgtaCATTTCCGtgatctctcctctctctctctctctttctttctctttttccctctcttcgtTGTTAAATTGGTTTCGAACAACGTAACCAATGATAAGGAAAATTATCAGTATGTTttcaataacatttaattaattaattatagtgTTATATTGTACAAGAAACGATTACCACGATTATCTCttgtattttattgatatattttttcattatatatatatatataaaaaaaaaaaaaaaaaaatatctatgacTTTTAGGTcacaagagataaaaagaaagaaagaaagaaagaaaagataaaaatattagaaaaatctaATCGAAGAGGTAGCAGAGATTACTCGGAATCATTTctgatatcgttaaaaatgttGGAAACAATAAATTGGGATAGAAgtattatcgtttaattacaTAAATGTAATCGTGTAATCTAAGAATTTTCtcgcgttttattttatacgcatatatatatatatttctttttctttttttttgttataaatacttttgttttatttatttattgttttatttttctcctaaGCGAGTGTCTAATTATATATGGTCAAGTTCatttaatcgttcgttcgcaAGAAAGATAAGTCTTATTGTAATCTTGGAGCAAAAGTAAAAACGATAGTACGTAACGatgtttagaaaagaaaaaaagaaaagagaaaagaatagaaaatgaaaaaaaatttatatatatatatatatataaaagaaagaaagaa contains:
- the LOC122627247 gene encoding ornithine decarboxylase antizyme 1, with translation MSSWVWGLCGGPDVPHAALSVSTVNTESRGVGIKQSQLSVSSHIVQEDELLKAVRSCESLRLTFTLHLTESTSVEWETVVWRRCLYIRVPSCLLPEGSKEGFVSLLEYAEETLHCTNIIVCLRKDKSDRAMLVRTFMFLGFTVLPPTHALVPPGSDAGNLYMLYAIE